Proteins encoded together in one Anticarsia gemmatalis isolate Benzon Research Colony breed Stoneville strain chromosome 1, ilAntGemm2 primary, whole genome shotgun sequence window:
- the LOC142976929 gene encoding atlastin-3-like encodes MSNFTKLKREGLPVMKMSQEPGRRYEVDEEALASVLLRADVRSLPVVVVSVAGAYRGGKSFILGFFLRYLKAPRASQLSGEWLGSEDEALEGFDWRGGGESNTKGIHLWPEPIIVTIDRTGEKVAVLLMDTQGTFDTESDMGDNSAIFALSTLLSSVQIYNLRANIGEDDLQHLQLFTEYGKLASDADGKAFQTLNFLIRDWMNAYEHPYGYDGGQALLQKRLAPRSNEKRQLQQVREHIHSCFEKLLCFLMPHPGLAVGDRNFRGRLCDITEHFRMSLLELVPSLFDPNNLTPKLINGEKVQAQSLLEYFKRYVEIFNSDDLPQATTIFQATANACLMLVLREARERYESQMEGNIIEDDSVTTSMIHEWHAAAVADAVEHFKAKKKLGSEENINTHLEDLEKELAARLSLYLWQNDAKARDAVARAKSAYESSVRGVCEEQSRLCLHARDLHALHDAARRAALQLLQQARPRVPPASDDQRDCLLQGLEQLYRRLCAVNEQNNRNAELEAREVYLSRMKEEACQAGVSSDELKRQHEKALAEAIKHFHSYRNRRTEHEDDPVVEQLRQEITVYFGDFERANVNSNMWAMQVAEYAYNNCVSSAWGPQSCCFHPNALRELHDTARARALEQFLADRPDSHNDDFKDKLIANLRTRHEELIKINEFNNKQAVEQSLSEYMRRMDKHSQPNLSSILIAPFVLKIFALLPRYHDDSKRKAISMFNEKRRGASYDDDEYLSALKQGIDQAYSVYKNPLQALGREVGLKN; translated from the exons ATGAGCAACTTTACTAAACTTAAGCGAGAAGGGTTACCAGTGATGAAGATGTCGCAAGAGCCGGGGCGGCGCTACGAGGTGGACGAAGAGGCGCTGGCGAGCGTGCTACTGCGAGCCGACGTGCGCAGTCTGCCCGTGGTGGTGGTCAGCGTGGCCGGCGCCTACCGCGGCGGCAAGTCCTTCATCCTCGGCTTCTTCCTGCGATACCTTAAGGCGCCG CGTGCAAGTCAGCTGAGCGGAGAGTGGTTGGGCTCAGAAGATGAGGCGCTGGAAGGGTTCGACTGGCGCGGCGGTGGTGAGAGCAATACTAAGGGCATCCATTTGTGGCCGGAACCGATCATTGTCACCATTGATCGTACTGGAGAAAAG GTAGCGGTGCTCCTGATGGACACTCAGGGCACGTTCGATACAGAGAGTGACATGGGCGACAACTCCGCCATCTTTGCGCTGTCAACGCTCCTCTCCTCCGTGCAGATCTACAACCTGCGAGCGAACATCGGCGAGGACGATCTTCAACACCTGCAA CTTTTTACGGAGTATGGCAAACTAGCGAGTGATGCGGACGGGAAAGCGTTCCAGACATTGAATTTTCTTATCAGGGACTGGATGAACGCCTACGAGCACCCGTACGGCTACGATGGAGGTCAAGCTTTGTTACAGAAACGACTTGCG CCACGATCTAATGAGAAGCGACAGTTGCAACAAGTACGCGAGCACATTCACTCGTGCTTCGAGAAGTTATTGTGCTTCTTGATGCCACACCCGGGCCTTGCTGTCGGCGACCGTAACTTTAGAGGACGTCTATGTG ATATCACTGAACACTTCAGGATGTCACTGTTGGAATTAGTCCCATCGTTATTCGACCCGAACAACTTGACTCCAAAGCTTATTAATGGAGAAAAAGTTCAAGCACAGAGTCTTCTCGAGTACTTTAAACGTTACGTGGAGATCTTCAACAGCGATGACCTGCCACAAGCGACAACAATTTTCCAG GCTACAGCTAATGCTTGCCTGATGCTGGTCCTACGTGAAGCACGGGAACGTTATGAGAGTCAGATGGAAGGAAATATTATTGAAGATGACAGTGTGACAACAAGCATGATCCACGAGTGGCACGCGGCTGCCGTTGCTGACGCCGTAGAACACTTTAAAGCCAAAAAGAAGCTCGGCTCCGAAGAGAACATCAACACTCACTTGGAGGACCTCGAAAAG GAGCTGGCGGCGCGGCTGTCGCTGTACCTGTGGCAGAACGACGCCAAGGCCCGCGACGCGGTGGCCCGCGCCAAGAGCGCGTATGAGAGCAGCGTGCGCGGCGTGTGCGAGGAGCAGTCGCGCCTGTGTCTGCACGCGCGCGACCTGCACGCGCTGCAcgacgccgcgcgccgcgccgcgctgcAGCTGTTGCAGCAGGCGCGGCCCCGCGTGCCGCCCGCCAGCGACGACCAGCGGGACTGCCTGCTGCAG GGCCTGGAGCAGCTGTACCGGCGCCTGTGCGCGGTCAACGAGCAGAACAACAGGAACGCGGAGCTGGAGGCGCGCGAGGTGTACCTGTCTCGGATGAAGGAGGAGGCCTGCCAGGCGGGCGTCAGCTCCGACGAGCTCAAGAGACAACACGAGAAGGCGTTAGCGGAGGCGATCAAACACTTCCACTCGTACCGCAACCGCCGCACCGAGCACGAGGACGACCCCGTCGTGGAACAACTACGACAA GAAATTACAGTATACTTTGGTGATTTCGAGAGAGCGAACGTGAACAGCAACATGTGGGCAATGCAAGTGGCGGAGTACGCGTACAACAACTGCGTGTCGTCGGCGTGGGGCCCGCAGTCTTGCTGCTTCCACCCCAACGCGCTGCGAGAACTGCACGATACCGCGCGGGCGCGTGCTCTGGAGCAGTTCCTCGCCGACAGGCCGGACAGTCACAACGATGACTTCAAGGACAAACTCATCGCG AATCTACGAACCCGTCACGAGGAGCTGATAAAAATTAACGAGTTCAACAATAAACAAGCGGTAGAACAGTCTCTTAGCGAGTATATGCGGCGAATGGATAAACACAGTCAACCCAATCTTAGTTCCATCCTCATAGCACCCTTCGTCCTTAAG aTCTTCGCATTACTTCCGCGGTATCACGACGACTCGAAGCGCAAAGCAATCAGTATGTTTAATGAGAAACGCCGCGGAGCCAGTtacgatgatgatgaatatttGTCTGCACTCAAACAG GGTATTGATCAAGCGTATAGCGTTTACAAAAATCCATTACAAGCATTGGGCCGAGAGGTGGGcttgaaaaactaa
- the LOC142976944 gene encoding atlastin-3-like, with protein sequence MSEHTRNMPVGVQVMKMSQEPGRRYEVDEQALASVLLRADVRSLPVMVVSVAGAYRGGKSFILDFFLRYLKAPRASQLSGEWLGSEDEALEGFDWRGGGESNTKGIHLWPEPIIVTIDRTGEKVAVLLMDTQGTFDTESDMGDNSAIFALSTLLSSVQIYNLRANIGEDDLQHLQLFTEYGKLASGADGKAFQTLNFLIRDWMSAYEHPYGYEGGQALLQKRLAPRSNEKQQLQQVREHIHSCFEKLVCFLMPHPGLAVGDRNFRGRLCDITEHFRMSLLELVPSLFDPDNLTPKLINGEKVQAQGFLEYFKRYVEIFNSDDLPQATSIFQATADACMMLALREARERYESQMDRNVIEDDSVTTSMIHEWHAAAVDDAVEHFKAKKKLGSEENINTHLEDLEKELAARLSLYLWQNDAKARDAVARAKSAYESSVRGVCEEQSRLCLHARDLHALHDAARRAALQLLQQARPRVPPASDDQRDCLLQGLEQLYRHLCAVNEQNNRNAELEAREVYLSRMKEEACQAGVSSDELKRQHEKALAEAIKHFHSYRNRRTEHEDDPVVEQLRQEITVYFGDFERANVNSNMWAMQVAEYTYNNCVSSAWGPQSCCFHPHALRDLHGNARARALEQFLADRPDSENDDYKNKLIANLESRYEELVRINQFNNKQAVELAYNEYTRLMDKHSQPNLSSIIIAPFIVKMFALLPDYHRKSKSTAMSMFKEKRRGSTYDDDEYFSSLETKIDAAFEDYSNPLKAIIRELGLQHLIRT encoded by the exons ATGAGCGAGCATACCAGAAACATGCCAGTGGGAGTACAAGTAATGAAGATGTCGCAAGAGCCGGGGCGGCGCTACGAGGTGGACGAGCAGGCGCTGGCGAGCGTGCTGCTGCGAGCCGACGTGCGCAGTCTGCCCGTGATGGTGGTCAGCGTGGCCGGCGCCTACCGCGGCGGCAAGTCCTTCATCCTCGACTTCTTCCTGCGATACCTTAAGGCGCCG CGTGCAAGTCAGCTGAGCGGAGAGTGGTTGGGCTCAGAAGATGAGGCGCTGGAAGGGTTCGACTGGCGCGGCGGTGGTGAGAGCAATACTAAGGGCATCCATTTGTGGCCGGAACCGATCATTGTCACCATTGATCGTACTGGAGAAAAG GTAGCGGTGCTTCTGATGGACACTCAGGGCACGTTCGATACAGAGAGTGACATGGGCGACAACTCCGCCATCTTTGCGCTGTCAACGCTCCTCTCCTCCGTGCAGATCTACAACCTGCGAGCGAACATCGGCGAGGACGATCTTCAACACCTGCAA CTTTTTACGGAGTATGGCAAACTAGCGAGTGGTGCGGACGGGAAAGCGTTCCAAACATTGAATTTTCTTATCAGGGACTGGATGAGCGCCTACGAGCACCCTTACGGCTACGAGGGCGGTCAAGCTTTGTTACAGAAACGACTTGCG CCACGGTCTAATGAGAAGCAACAGTTGCAACAAGTACGCGAGCACATTCACTCGTGCTTCGAGAAGTTAGTGTGCTTCTTGATGCCACACCCGGGTCTTGCCGTCGGCGACCGCAACTTTAGAGGACGTCTATGTG ATATCACTGAACACTTCAGGATGTCACTGTTGGAATTAGTCCCGTCGTTATTCGACCCGGACAACTTGACTCCAAAGCTTATTAATGGAGAAAAAGTTCAAGCGCAGGGTTTTCTCGAGTACTTTAAACGTTACGTGGAGATCTTCAACAGCGACGATTTACCACAAGCTACCTCCATTTTCCAG GCTACAGCGGATGCTTGCATGATGCTGGCTCTTCGAGAAGCACGGGAGCGTTACGAGAGTCAGATGGACAGAAATGTTATTGAAGACGACAGTGTGACAACAAGCATGATCCACGAGTGGCACGCGGCTGCCGTTGATGACGCCGTAGAACACTTTAAAGCCAAAAAGAAGCTCGGCTCCGAAGAGAACATCAACACTCACTTGGAGGACCTCGAAAAG GAGCTGGCGGCGCGGCTGTCGCTGTACCTGTGGCAGAACGACGCCAAGGCCCGCGACGCGGTGGCCCGCGCCAAGAGCGCGTACGAGAGCAGCGTGCGCGGCGTGTGCGAGGAGCAGTCGCGCCTGTGTCTGCACGCGCGCGACCTGCACGCGCTGCAcgacgccgcgcgccgcgccgcgctgcAGCTGTTGCAGCAGGCGCGGCCCCGCGTGCCGCCCGCCAGCGACGACCAGCGGGACTGCCTGCTGCAG GGCCTGGAGCAGCTGTACCGGCACCTGTGCGCGGTCAACGAGCAGAACAACAGGAACGCGGAGCTGGAGGCGCGCGAGGTGTACCTGTCTCGGATGAAGGAGGAGGCCTGCCAGGCGGGCGTCAGCTCCGACGAGCTCAAGAGACAACACGAGAAGGCGTTAGCGGAGGCGATCAAACACTTCCACTCGTACCGCAACCGCCGCACCGAGCACGAGGACGACCCCGTCGTGGAACAACTACGACAA GAAATTACAGTGTACTTTGGCGATTTCGAGAGAGCGAACGTGAACAGCAACATGTGGGCAATGCAAGTGGCGGAGTACACTTATAACAACTGCGTGTCGTCGGCGTGGGGTCCACAATCCTGCTGCTTCCACCCCCACGCGCTGCGAGACCTACACGGCAATGCCCGGGCGCGTGCTCTGGAGCAGTTCCTCGCCGACAGGCCTGACAGCGAAAACGATGACTACAAAAACAAGCTTATCGCG AACCTAGAAAGTCGTTACGAGGAACTGGTTCGAATCAACCAGTTCAACAACAAGCAGGCCGTGGAGCTAGCTTATAACGAGTACACACGACTCATGGACAAGCACAGTCAACCAAATCTCAGCTCTATCATTATTGCACCCTTCATTGTTAAG ATGTTCGCGTTGCTGCCAGATTATCACAGGAAGTCCAAGAGCACAGCAATGAGTATGTTCAAGGAAAAACGTCGCGGTTCTACATACGACGACGATGAATATTTTTCTAGCTTAGAAACg AAAATCGACGCTGCTTTTGAAGACTACAGCAATCCACTAAAAGCTATCATCCGCGAGTTGGGCTTGCAGCATCTAATTAGGACATAG